Proteins from one Choloepus didactylus isolate mChoDid1 chromosome 4, mChoDid1.pri, whole genome shotgun sequence genomic window:
- the LOC119532426 gene encoding MAP3K12-binding inhibitory protein 1 isoform X6 yields MAAAAELSLPSSGDRSLQQNCSPNLSREVLCEIFGSLCTLAGQLNLRDDVVKITVDWKKLQSISTFQPALLFSALEQHVLYLQPFLAKLQPLIKEETATAVEEIRKTETGNKNEASAKFPLGNLQKEEKHKDCDLGDVKKIQIHFDPEIVQIKAGKAEIDRRISAFIERKQAEINENNVREFCNVIDCNQENSCARTDAVFTPYPGFKSHVKVSRVVNTYGPQTRPEGVQGLGHKPNSMLRDCGNQAVEERLQNIEAHLRLQTEFFWKKKKSSTTSELFTGRT; encoded by the exons ATGGCTGCGGCCGCGGAACTTAGTCTCCCAAGCAGCGGTGACAGGAGCTTGCAGCAGAACTGCAGCCCCAACCTCTCCCGAGAGGTGCTCTGCGAAATCTTTGGCTCCCTGTGCACCTTGGCTGGACAG CTTAATCTCAGAGATGACGTGGTGAAAATTACAGTCGATTGGAAGAAACTCCAGAGTATCTCGACATTCCAGCCTGCACTGCTCTTTAGTGCGCTTGAGCAACATGTTTTATATTTACAG CCTTTTTTAGCAAAACTTCAGCCTCTGATTAAAGAGGAGACTGCAACTGCTGTTGAAGAGATACGAAAAACAGAAACAGGCAACAAGAATGAAGCGAGTGCCAAATTTCCACTTGGCAACCtacaaaaggaggaaaagcaCAAAGATTGTGATTTAGGAGATGTGAAAAAAATACAGATCCATTTTGATCCAGAAATAGTTCAAATAAAGGCTGGAAAAGCAGAA ATTGACAGACGAATATCTGCATTTATTGAAAGAAAgcaagctgaaataaatgaaaacaacgTCAGGGAATTCTGCAATGTTATTGATTGTAATCAAG AAAATAGTTGTGCAAGAACTGATGCCGTTTTTACCCCTTACCCCGGATTTAAAAGTCATGTAAAGG TTTCTAGAGTTGTGAATACCTATGGACCACAGACTAGACCTGAAGGAGTTCAAGGGTTGGGTCATAAACCTAACAGCATGCTTCGAGATTGTGGTAATCAGGCCGTAGAAGAACGACTACAAAATATTGAGGCTCACTTGCGATTACAGACAG
- the LOC119532426 gene encoding MAP3K12-binding inhibitory protein 1 isoform X5, with product MAAAAELSLPSSGDRSLQQNCSPNLSREVLCEIFGSLCTLAGQLNLRDDVVKITVDWKKLQSISTFQPALLFSALEQHVLYLQPFLAKLQPLIKEETATAVEEIRKTETGNKNEASAKFPLGNLQKEEKHKDCDLGDVKKIQIHFDPEIVQIKAGKAEIDRRISAFIERKQAEINENNVREFCNVIDCNQENSCARTDAVFTPYPGFKSHVKVSRVVNTYGPQTRPEGVQGLGHKPNSMLRDCGNQAVEERLQNIEAHLRLQTEFFWKKKKSSTTSAELFTGRT from the exons ATGGCTGCGGCCGCGGAACTTAGTCTCCCAAGCAGCGGTGACAGGAGCTTGCAGCAGAACTGCAGCCCCAACCTCTCCCGAGAGGTGCTCTGCGAAATCTTTGGCTCCCTGTGCACCTTGGCTGGACAG CTTAATCTCAGAGATGACGTGGTGAAAATTACAGTCGATTGGAAGAAACTCCAGAGTATCTCGACATTCCAGCCTGCACTGCTCTTTAGTGCGCTTGAGCAACATGTTTTATATTTACAG CCTTTTTTAGCAAAACTTCAGCCTCTGATTAAAGAGGAGACTGCAACTGCTGTTGAAGAGATACGAAAAACAGAAACAGGCAACAAGAATGAAGCGAGTGCCAAATTTCCACTTGGCAACCtacaaaaggaggaaaagcaCAAAGATTGTGATTTAGGAGATGTGAAAAAAATACAGATCCATTTTGATCCAGAAATAGTTCAAATAAAGGCTGGAAAAGCAGAA ATTGACAGACGAATATCTGCATTTATTGAAAGAAAgcaagctgaaataaatgaaaacaacgTCAGGGAATTCTGCAATGTTATTGATTGTAATCAAG AAAATAGTTGTGCAAGAACTGATGCCGTTTTTACCCCTTACCCCGGATTTAAAAGTCATGTAAAGG TTTCTAGAGTTGTGAATACCTATGGACCACAGACTAGACCTGAAGGAGTTCAAGGGTTGGGTCATAAACCTAACAGCATGCTTCGAGATTGTGGTAATCAGGCCGTAGAAGAACGACTACAAAATATTGAGGCTCACTTGCGATTACAGACAG